GAAAATATTAGAAACATTCAATGGAAGTCTGTAACAAAGAAAGTAACTACAATAAACAGGGGAAGAGCAGCCATGCGAGTGCTCCACTTAAGTGGTGTAAACGTGGCTTCCAGTTTGAGTCAAAACACTTATTTACTTCGGCTGAGTTCAGGAGAAAAAGTGTTTGCTAGTATTTGGGAAGTTCAAAGATCAACTGAAGTATACATGTGTTAATGAGATACAAAGGGGCAGGCGTGTTTCGGTGAAGTAGTTTATGCTTTTGAGGGCCAAAGCATAGTCCACAGCAAAGAGCGTCAAACTCTTTGTTTTGTGCAGGAGCTCATATTCTCAATGGAAGGTTTTAAGCCTTTTGGATGGTACCTCACCTTAGTGCAGTTTGGGTTCTACTCCCTGTTTGGACTGGTGGAACTGCAGCTCACACAAGATAAAAGGAGGAGGTAAGTacttttatacatttacattgatttattGGTTTAGCGCCATTTATGTAATGAACATATTCTGCAAGCTTGAAATAAATTACTGCAGAGTATGGTAGCTACCTTATATGGGATCCACTTTCAAAACCATAGACAGTAGTCTAGTATCTAAGACTTCCAAGTAATATGTTCTTGATTAGAAGGGTCCCCACCACCCTTGAAAGTCTTTGAAAGTATTCTAGTCCTggaaagtaatggaaaaaatctgaaaaaccGATCAGTTATCCCTCTGTCCATTATAGCCTTGTCCAGGAATGAAGTTTTACAGGAGCAAAATACGTCCATTTTTTTTGCTATGCTTGATGAATTTGAAGAAATGCCAATGTGCTGGTTTCGCTAAGAAATTGGCTGGCTCCCTGGGTTATACAATGTATGAATGTCTCTACCAAAAGTCATTGGTGACTGGATATACTGCCAAGAGCCtctatatgtatgtgtctgcaaacaaaaaatatatgcatggtGAGAAAAAGGACAATTTGTCTTGCAGGTTAATCTTCAGGGTAGCCAAGTTTCATGGCCATTTGCTGACAAGACTAATCCctgaaaataacatgtatttttgtgctGTATAATTTGTGTTATTGTCTTGTCTATATGGGACGTATATAATTTGTCTATAATTTGTAATAttacttaaaatgtaattgaaaagtCATGGTACATGTAGATCAAATTTGAATGGAGATAAGGTAAGGTTTCATCACTTCCGTCCATTTGAAATATGTTATCCTGATTGAAGAATTCTGTAACTGATGATGACTTGTCTTGTTTGCAGAATTCCAGGGAAGACATATATGATTATAGCATTTTTAACTGTGGGGACCATGGGACTGTCAAACACCTCACTGGGGTATTTGAACTATCCCACACAAGTCATCTTCAAGTGCTGTAAACTCATTCCTGTCATGATAGGAGGAGTATTTATTCAAGGTAAGGTGCtggtgtgtttttcctttttcttttttaaagtcTGACAATACTGCCAAGGAAGTTTGGAACTTccctttctttttgttttggtagTCAGTGGCACAGAGTTGGCCTCTCATTAAGACATTGGGGGATATTCAGTCATTATGCTGAAGCTTTTCTCTCATCTTTCATTCCTCTGCTAATGCTGAACTTGTTAGGCAGTGCAAATATAAAGGAACATTTCATTCAATATGTCTGTCAGAGACCAATCATTAAGAGGTAGAACTGAAAAGCTTTCACAGTATCATTCATGAATCTGAACCTTAAGTGTTTGAATCATCTACTTCCTAAACACTACAGGTAACTCCTTGAAGCTGTATTCATCAGACTGGGTAAGCCCAGTACTTGCAGCAATGGCCACTTTCATCTGTGGAAttttttccatatatatatgcattattatgtgtattttacatatgGATTGGTATTTCGGCCGTGGTATTTAGGGTATTCTTTTGGGTTTCAGCGCAAGGTGCTGTTCAGCCTCATGGTACCTTTCATCTCAGACCGTCTTCATTCGGTTCCCTGTCCCAGCGATCAGAAGTTTTGCCATGTGGACCGTTGTTCCCCAGGGGATGAGTGAAAGCCTCCTTCATTCTCTCAAGATGTGAGACAGATCTGATACCTTTCAAAGGAGACTGGCTTCAAAGCACACCGACCGATGCCGTGTCACTTTTTTTTGTCCTGGAGGCAGTATTCCATTCAGGaagactttgttttgtttcagtatttgCATGTGTCCAGCCTAGGCCTCCACCCAGCTTTCTTCTGTCTAATTTGCAAGTCCAGCAAAAGGTTTTTTGGATTCAGTTGTCTGGCTGATGAAGGCATCCACCTTGGCTGATGAACTTGTTCAAAGGGCCGTGTGGAGCCAACCTGCAGCCAGTGTCATCAAGACCTCTCTCAACTCTGCTGATCTGAGGCTACATGTCAACTCCCCTTCCTCTATTCCAGAGCCCGGGAGCATTCCGTATGCCCCCAGAAAATGGCCAGAACAACCATCAGCTGTTTATGCAAATCGCATCTCTGCCTCCAAGGACACTTTCACAGAACCTAACCTTCGGGTTCATTATAGATTTCTCATTTACATCACATAGTGTGAATGCTTATCAGTAGCGGCAGTGAACCCTTGAAGTGTTTCCTAATCAAACTATCCAATGATTTGTTTTGCAGGGAAGCGATACAATGTGGCCGACgtgtctgctgctctctgcatgAGTTTGGGCCTCATTTGGTTCACTTTGGCAGACAGTAAAGTTGCACCCAACTTCAATGTTACAGGTGAAGTACAAGTCCTTTTGTTCCCTAGTAGACTTCTCTGCTGATCTCTGCTGAGCTGTAATTGCTGCGtccaaaaatgtatacatgtttttctctttggGCGTTCTTTTTAGTGCATGTGTCTCTAAATGTACatgaattcaaattaaaaagataaatggctgtactatgtactgtacaagGAATACAGTTTGAGCGAGAGAGAACATAAATGGTAAGTATTCCAGCATCATAAAATCATGATGTCAGTCAGAAACTCAAGGATAAAAAAGTTCATTTATTCAGTATAACTGAATGTCATATTATGGCATGGAAGGgtcaagctagctagttacctgATATGCATGAACTGCACATCTTCAGATATTTGCGTGACCTCACTACTGGTGGTTCATAAATGTTTCCATGTATCTTCAAGGTTGTATTTGGTGCTTCTCAGTAGTTTGGTGCCATTGCTTGTTAATATCACTTTTCAGAAGGCATAGAGGTCATATCAAGTCGTTTGTGCTATAATTCAGATATCCCAGACATCAAGTCTTAATACCCTGCTGcccaaaacagaaatatctgtgCAGCTTTGTGAAGTGTTGTTGTACCATAGAAACTGTTTAGCGTTTGCGTTTCCTGTAAAATGACAACTAGTGTAGAAAACACTTctatgttttgaatttttccaTGTATTCATGCGATATTTTGAGCAAAGCAAAATGGTGAAATAAATCCTATACGTGTTAAAAGGTGCAGTGTTTGCAGAAAAGTAGTCAAAAAGTACTTTGGGTTATGTATATGATTTTGTTTGTACAGAGCATTAATTCTAAAATTATAAATGCCGTAAAAAATATTCAGGCCTGTGGCAATTCATGCTAGCATATTGTCATCTGAGACTATATCCTGTCCAATCACATGGTGAACAAGAGAAGCAGTTACAGTGGACGTTTACCTTTACAGGGGTTTGTGACCTtgaatgtacagtttttgtcctcataaaaaataaataaataaataaataattcatatgcATAAAACTCCTGTGGTTGAAGGCAGTGGTTGATTTTAATATTGAGACGTGGGCCGTTCTACTGCAAAGGCGAGGGAAACGCAGGAAGACGACTAATGAGGACTCTGCCTCCAGcctgaatattaaaatgatggGTCGTGTGCAGTGTGAGCGCAGAATGGTTTCTGAGGGTCTGTTCAGCATGTCCCTCTTTACATTAATGGGGAATTAATTAGGGGCCTATTGCTGTCCATACTTGGAGTGTGCAAGGTATCCCACACTGAGAGGACTTTTGCAGAGCGTCCTGGAGTGACACAGGAGCAGTGGAGAGCGCGTCGGCGAACGAGGCCTCCCACTGCGTCAAAATGGCGAACTTCGAAAAGCGCGGTAGGCTCACTCCATACGTGTCTGTGGTCTCCCAGGAGTCATCCTCATCTCTCTGGCCTTGTGCGCGGATGCTGCTATCGGGAACGTGCAGGAAAAGGCCATGAAGCTCCACAACGGCTCTAACTCAGAGATGGTAAGCCCCTCCCAGAGAGCGCCGCGTCAGCGGTGTGCATGCTCTTTGAACCCATGACTCTCACCGAGAATCCAGCCGCCTACATTGACACTGCTATGTCATAGCACCTTTGCACTGTTGACCTCAGTCTTTTGGTTTCTGTTTCAGGTCTTGTATTCCTACTCTATAGGATTTGTGTACATACTGATGGGCTTGTTTTGTGTGGGTGGACTGGGACCAGCAGTGGCCTTCTGCTCTCAGGTTTGTGAGATCCTCGACATTTTATGATGAAGGGATAAAATGACTGGTTTCGATGTTTTCCAAAACGCACCCAGTGGTTTTACGTTGGTGATTTACGTGATTGAAAGGTTTCCAGgaaaatcattttctgttggGAGTTGATAAGAACACCACTGAATTCGTATTTGTTTCCAGATTTGTGGATGTATCGTTCATGGAtattgtgtgtagtgtttttgtATCCACTGACATCTCCTTATACTGTATCTATCTAGACGTGACAGCTGTATGACCCTAGTGTATTAATCGCAGGCCCCAATTTAATTTGTGactttgtcatttgaaaaggtACTAGgtatttggtttttttttttaattaaaaaaaaataatagtatttCCTAAATTCCTTCAACTAGCAAAAGGAGTCAGATGGAGCGTACAGTATAATGTAAACCTAAAGACCTATAAGAGGTGGCATCTTGTGTAGAGATGATTTATCCTGTCATAACACTTGTGGAAAAAATGCTTGAAACTGAACTTTTCATCGACAAAGAAATTTTACAGCTTGTGTTAAACAGAATGCACAaatttggaaaacattttcatgaacTTGACAATACTGAAATCTGTGTGGTATCAAGTTGTTGCTGAATAGATACCAGGTTACAGTATATAGGCTAGAAGCAGATGAGTGGCCTTTCCCTTCCTCCAAGATGGCTGCTCGGATGACCCACCCATTTGGGTAAAACATATACTTGCcttgcattcacacacactccgTTCAAAGCGGTGTTGAAATTTATTAGTGAGTAATGATTCAGCTCAATCGTAATGGAGGGAATAAAACAGCAaagccatatatatatatatatatatataaaaaagcatATTGGGCTTCCTTCATGCAACAGGGGATTGTTTTGcaaattgttttgttgtgaaatgttttattaatgaaatgttttattaaaaaggtAGAGTATGGTTTTGTTTAAACAATAATGCCAATGAAAAGTAGTAAAGAGATTGGTAAACATGCTGCACAGCTGATAACAAAAAGTAGGATCTCTTATTGGTATGCCTCCATGCTGACAGTGGTGTTAGAAATACgcatgatttcattttgtgcatattttatattttattatagtACTCCAGTACTCAGGATATATCATGTACTTAATGATTTGAAAAAAGTATACCCATAACCCTGGGTTTCTGTGCCAATAAATTTTCTGCTAcgtaaaaaaaattctattaaATGTCCAGAAATCCACCATTCACCATCCACCTTCCAGAAATCCATCTGCATGTAtgtttgaatgtatgtatatattcatgtatgtgcgtgtgcctCTGTGTTACAGTTTACAGGTGTAGAGGCCATTCCACATGCTCTTCATGATGCTCAATTCCACCAAAGCTCAAATTAAGTCCCCCCCTGTTGTTTTCCTCCAGCATCCAGTGAGGACCTATGGCTACGCGTTCTTCTTCTCCCTTACGGGCTACTTCGGCATCTCGTTCGTTCTCGCATTGATCAAGCTCTTCGGCGCCCTTGTTGCCGTCACAGGTGAGAACATTTTTGCCACCGCCAACTCGCACGGTTGGACTGCCTGTCAAAACACCTGTCAACTGTGTCAGCTGTACTGCGATATGCTCCTTGTCCTTcatattttgttcatgttttccttgcataatacatttttgtttatgttcagaaaaaaacttgaaataCTGAGTAGTATGTGCAGAAGATGTAGGTGTTAACGCAACTTTAACACAACTTTTCTACATTTCAGTCACAACAGGGAGAAAAGCTATGACGATTGTACTGTCATTTATGTTCTTTTCAAAGCCTTTTACTTTTCAGTAAGTACCCTTACCCATTCTAAACAGTATATTCAAAATATCTTTGATTCAAAACATTAGATTTTTATGTAAGCATACAACCATGCCTCAGTTGTAAACGTTCTTTTCTTCAATTCCCTCATTGCAGGTATGTGTGGGGTGGTCTTTTGGTGGTATTTGGGATATTCCTGAACGTTTAcagcaaaaacagagacaaaatgaaGCTCCCATCCCTGGCAGACATCAGAAGCCGTGTTTTGTCCGGGAAAAGGGGGAGGCTGATGTCTCAAAATGTGTAGGAAACCACCTCTGATGCCGTACTCCGCTGTCTAACTGGGACCCCCGATAGGACAGGCTCCGGGGCGAGCCCCACAGAAACATTCCTGCTGATGGAGAACAGGGACAGAAGCACCTGCCACAGGCTCAAAAGGGAATTAATTACCTGGCCAAATATAGCAGTGTTGCACTGTAACATTGACTTCAAATGTAGGCACGCTGGATGGAGGAGACTGAAGACCTATTTAAAGAGAAGCTGTTCTCCATTGATCATGTCCTCGAATGAATGTGTACCAAAAGTCATATTATAAATGGCATATTTGTCATGCACATGCCTCAAAGGTCAAGTTTTACGTGGCCACAATATGGGACCTTGtgatctttattattattcatttttatttatgtctgatCATGTAAAGAAAAATGCAGTTGCAGGACATGAAGGCCGTGACAACGCTCTTAAGTTTATCAAAGTACCGTAATCACAATAGTTTGTGAACCGTTTGTTTTGGTGAAAgggttgctcttttttttttttttttttttttacattggaaTCAGAAAAGGGGAAGTTAATTCAAGgagttttgatgtgttttcatAAATGACTTGTAAGCAGCTTAGCAGGCATTTCTTATCCGTTGGCTGCAGAAAGGAGAGTTGAATTCCTGCCAAGAAGCTTCTCAGATGTTTACCCATCAGATTGCCCAGGGCTTGTTTGATTAGTAATCCTGGAATAAGATAGCActagaaagaaaacaaacactgttcaAAGGGCTTGGCTTTGGACCTCGTTTTGATGGGTGGTGCATCACGTGGGTGTGTGATGTCGGGGGACATCCTGCCAGTGGCGGAAGAGCTGGATCCGGCCCCTCCGGTCTTTATTATAACGTGTCTCAGACAACGCCTTCCATGGCTTCATGTGccacatgttgtgtgtgttggggggggctgTCACTCAGCCGAAATGGGGAGGAGCGGTGGGGAGATGGGGCATTGCACAGCCAAACCTCAAAGAAGAACTTGAACGCTCATTTTTccttaaatgtaaaaaaaaaacctattgtAATAGTGAGGATTGTGGGATTGATGGGCCGGGCGTGTTTGGAAACTGTCAACTGATATGAGGACTGGTTACGCGTCATAtttcatgtactgtacaatGTTGAATTGGCACTTTGACTGTGCAGTAGGATTTCTTACTGGAATTTAATTACTCCCAGAAAATGAAGGAAGAAACTTGACTCTGGTACCAGTATGTAGAACATAACATCTGGTAGCAACCTGTAtggaatacataaataataagtGTGTAGGAATACATGTTTTTGAGACCTGAGGCTTATTTTAGCGCGGGTTGGCATCTCGCTGAAGAACTGATAAGAAATGTCTAGAGACCAAGACATGTCTAACCTTATGCAGATAAGCAAATATTTGTGCATTGCACAAAGGACTTTGATGTGTGTTAAGTATAGACATGTATTACttgcatgcacagacatacaatacatgaacacagacattttctgtctgtaaacATTCAGTTGCATGAATCTTTACACATACATTGTGAGGTGGTGTCCTCTCAAGCCAGTTAGTCATAACGGAATTTCAGTGAAACGGGTTCAGAGTTATAAGCCCTCACCCCATTAATATTTTGTCCATCTTCTGTTTCAAATGCATCAGCCACCATCAAGTTGATCTCTGTTGGGAATGTGAATTTATTATAACACTTGTatatcatgaaaaaaaagatcagtgtAATTGATATTACATAGTTAATTGTTCTAACAGTTCTGGGAAAGGTGCAAATTCACTACTGGggaatcatttttaaaaaatggaaggaaaaaaatccctccaaGCATACAGCATTAAAACAGCGTTAATTTTGACTTTGAAGTTGTCCTTCATAATATATGTTGCACAGGTACTAATTTCCCCCTTGTGTCTGGCTTCAAGTAAAATTACAATATTTGCCAGCTCTGTAGGGGGCAGAATATTGCTCTGTTAGTGATCTGGTAGAAGGGAAAACATTACAAGCTGACACCCAGGCAGGAAGCTCAACACAGGGCAATTAGTCACTCAGCGTTTCATAAAAGCTGGCAGCTCCTCAACACTGACAAACTGACAGATTCTTCTCAAGGGTCCAGAGGCTTGCAGCAAAAACGGCACACATGCAGGATGTCATAAACGTTTTGATCTTGACATGGCAAAATATGTGAattctgcctctttttttaatcaaatttacaaattatatGGGTAATAGATTTTGGGGAgtttcagatattttatataCTTGGTTGAATTTTATGAGAATGTATTATTTCACCATGTCTCTTAAACTGTGGCAGGGATGTAGACATACTTTGTCGTTCCAAAGATTtaggaaacaaatgaaatgaactcATGACACACATGATTGTGAGGATTTGGTCAGTAAAGAGGATGAACGTGATTACATATTATCAAGGCACCATAGATGCCTCACGATGTTATTGTAAATGCTATAGGATTACATCACGGTTAATTTAAGAAGTGGGTAACTATTGTTTggattggttttattttttaataaaaaaaaatacctgttATAACCATACGGCCTTTgcttaaattattaaaatgcttATTGTGATAACTAATAGTGGATATTTTGTCTATGTTTTGATGGATATAGTTTTTAAGCAATTTTAACCAAGGGAatggggtgtgtgtgattggtggattttttttatactttaatTAGGCTTTTCACactatttttcctttttgaaagcTGTGAAGCAGAAGCATTTCTGCCTCCCTGCAAGGCCCCTTTGGATCATTATGGGCCCACAAACCCCAGGTGACCCTAGGCAAGCTAAACCATTTGTCCTTTAGTA
The nucleotide sequence above comes from Megalops cyprinoides isolate fMegCyp1 chromosome 2, fMegCyp1.pri, whole genome shotgun sequence. Encoded proteins:
- the slc35b3 gene encoding adenosine 3'-phospho 5'-phosphosulfate transporter 2 isoform X1; the protein is MDPPAQDSKLPDTMSAKFGLINYNSSRKHISISVPSGTEIMSPHIKSVEELRVLGINLSSFNTAMQFFICVAGVFVFYLIYGYLQELIFSMEGFKPFGWYLTLVQFGFYSLFGLVELQLTQDKRRRIPGKTYMIIAFLTVGTMGLSNTSLGYLNYPTQVIFKCCKLIPVMIGGVFIQGKRYNVADVSAALCMSLGLIWFTLADSKVAPNFNVTGVILISLALCADAAIGNVQEKAMKLHNGSNSEMVLYSYSIGFVYILMGLFCVGGLGPAVAFCSQHPVRTYGYAFFFSLTGYFGISFVLALIKLFGALVAVTVTTGRKAMTIVLSFMFFSKPFTFQYVWGGLLVVFGIFLNVYSKNRDKMKLPSLADIRSRVLSGKRGRLMSQNV
- the slc35b3 gene encoding adenosine 3'-phospho 5'-phosphosulfate transporter 2 isoform X2 — encoded protein: MSAKFGLINYNSSRKHISISVPSGTEIMSPHIKSVEELRVLGINLSSFNTAMQFFICVAGVFVFYLIYGYLQELIFSMEGFKPFGWYLTLVQFGFYSLFGLVELQLTQDKRRRIPGKTYMIIAFLTVGTMGLSNTSLGYLNYPTQVIFKCCKLIPVMIGGVFIQGKRYNVADVSAALCMSLGLIWFTLADSKVAPNFNVTGVILISLALCADAAIGNVQEKAMKLHNGSNSEMVLYSYSIGFVYILMGLFCVGGLGPAVAFCSQHPVRTYGYAFFFSLTGYFGISFVLALIKLFGALVAVTVTTGRKAMTIVLSFMFFSKPFTFQYVWGGLLVVFGIFLNVYSKNRDKMKLPSLADIRSRVLSGKRGRLMSQNV